From a single Okeanomitos corallinicola TIOX110 genomic region:
- a CDS encoding chromosome partitioning protein ParB — MRFYLVDVKDIVSDFPRSNFDEVELQKIAELIIESGGLIKPLVLKQSGAESYTVIEGHLEYYAAVTAKEKNPRQCETVNAFVISSKIEDLVLKQVAAITGINDINQPPIIAHDKINVDSSRLNNLELRLEKFMTELKLEITKERQKVDDQFKELISKIRENPDKKEVSQHKDPLKLLNTLTQQELYSKLKNYRVHRYEALAKAIVEARNKKQNQEFEDYRDVLSSVKGLGDKGMITIIDEFSKN, encoded by the coding sequence ATGCGTTTTTACTTAGTAGATGTTAAAGATATCGTATCTGATTTTCCTCGTTCAAATTTTGATGAAGTTGAATTACAAAAAATTGCAGAACTGATTATAGAAAGTGGTGGACTTATTAAACCATTAGTTCTTAAACAATCAGGAGCAGAAAGTTATACAGTAATTGAAGGACATTTAGAGTATTATGCTGCTGTCACAGCAAAAGAAAAAAATCCACGTCAATGTGAAACAGTAAATGCGTTTGTTATTTCATCAAAAATTGAGGATTTAGTTTTAAAGCAAGTTGCAGCTATTACAGGAATTAATGATATTAATCAACCTCCAATAATTGCACATGACAAAATTAATGTAGATTCATCCCGTCTTAATAATTTAGAATTAAGATTGGAAAAGTTTATGACTGAGTTAAAATTAGAAATTACGAAAGAAAGACAGAAAGTTGACGATCAATTTAAGGAATTGATTAGTAAAATTAGGGAGAACCCAGATAAAAAAGAAGTATCTCAGCATAAAGATCCTCTGAAATTACTCAACACTCTAACGCAACAGGAATTATACTCGAAATTAAAGAATTATCGAGTTCATCGTTATGAAGCTTTAGCTAAAGCTATTGTAGAAGCAAGGAATAAAAAACAAAATCAAGAATTTGAAGATTATCGAGATGTACTGAGTTCTGTTAAAGGATTAGGTGATAAAGGAATGATAACCATAATTGATGAGTTTTCAAAAAATTAA
- a CDS encoding site-2 protease family protein produces the protein MLTSSETPIIAAVVLVAFSILGWGFYRARPFGKLGILAWLQSVVLMTPWLVFFGLFAAGIYINIAGVLLLLVLSAGIYIVLGRQLRQAGQDAILQQRANQRLAQEASEAAKTPENDQPAVVAAVKSESITIPEEDLSSIRGIFGIDTFFATETIPYQEGVIFRGNLRGEPEEVHNRLTKSLQERLGDKYRLFLVENTEDKPVMIVLPSRTDPRQMQLSQKVFAVILLVATIATNLEAAGLLLNFDLFAEPSRISEALPIGLGIFTILIIHEIGHWWSARKYQVKLTWPFFLPAVQIGSFGAITRFQSLLPNRKALFDIALAGPAFGGIVSLIMLVTGLLLSHPGSLFQLPNTFFQGSILVGSLARVVLGSALQQPLVSLHPLVIIGWLGLVITALNLMPAGQLDGGRIVQSIYGRKTARRATIATLVVLAVVSLGNTLAFYWAIVIFFLQRDAERPSLNEITEPDDARAALGLLALFLMISTLLPLTPSLAGRLGIG, from the coding sequence ATGTTAACTTCATCAGAAACTCCGATAATTGCGGCTGTCGTCCTAGTCGCTTTCTCCATTTTAGGTTGGGGCTTTTATCGCGCCAGACCTTTTGGTAAACTGGGCATCCTAGCCTGGTTGCAGTCTGTAGTATTAATGACCCCTTGGCTAGTATTTTTCGGCCTGTTTGCCGCTGGAATTTATATCAATATAGCAGGTGTATTGTTATTGTTAGTGCTGTCAGCAGGAATATACATTGTCTTAGGTAGACAATTACGCCAAGCAGGCCAAGATGCCATTCTCCAACAACGAGCAAACCAAAGACTGGCACAGGAAGCATCAGAAGCTGCGAAAACTCCAGAAAATGACCAACCCGCAGTGGTAGCAGCAGTAAAATCGGAGTCAATCACAATACCAGAAGAAGATTTAAGCAGCATTAGAGGTATTTTCGGTATTGATACATTTTTTGCCACAGAAACCATTCCCTATCAAGAGGGAGTAATTTTTAGAGGTAACTTACGGGGAGAACCAGAGGAAGTTCACAATCGGCTCACCAAAAGTTTACAAGAACGCTTAGGTGATAAATATCGTCTGTTTTTGGTGGAAAACACAGAAGATAAACCAGTGATGATTGTTTTACCCAGTCGCACTGATCCGCGTCAAATGCAATTATCACAAAAGGTTTTTGCTGTCATCCTCTTAGTCGCAACTATCGCTACCAATTTAGAAGCGGCTGGTTTATTACTGAATTTTGATCTATTTGCCGAACCATCGAGAATTTCTGAAGCTTTACCCATTGGCTTAGGAATATTTACAATTTTGATCATTCATGAAATTGGTCATTGGTGGTCAGCAAGAAAATACCAAGTCAAACTAACTTGGCCTTTTTTCCTTCCCGCTGTACAAATTGGTTCATTTGGGGCAATTACCCGCTTTCAGTCTTTATTACCTAACCGTAAGGCGTTATTTGATATTGCTTTAGCGGGGCCTGCTTTTGGGGGTATTGTCTCTTTAATTATGTTAGTGACAGGGTTGCTACTTTCCCACCCTGGGAGTTTATTCCAATTACCTAATACCTTTTTCCAAGGTTCAATTTTAGTCGGCAGTTTGGCGCGTGTAGTTCTCGGTTCTGCTCTACAACAGCCTTTAGTCAGTCTCCATCCTCTGGTAATTATTGGTTGGTTAGGATTAGTAATTACAGCCTTAAATTTAATGCCAGCTGGACAATTAGATGGTGGACGCATTGTTCAATCAATTTACGGACGCAAAACTGCTAGAAGGGCAACAATTGCTACTTTAGTTGTGCTGGCTGTAGTGTCTCTAGGTAATACTCTGGCTTTTTATTGGGCAATTGTGATTTTCTTTCTACAACGGGATGCAGAACGCCCCAGTTTAAATGAAATTACTGAACCCGACGATGCTAGAGCGGCTTTAGGTCTTTTGGCTCTGTTTTTAATGATTAGCACTCTTTTACCCCTCACACCTTCTTTAGCTGGTAGGTTGGGAATAGGATGA
- a CDS encoding glycosyltransferase family 2 protein yields the protein MPKVSVCIPTYNRENILPYAVNSVLSQTYTNFELIICDDGSTDNTAEIVSQCNDPRIRYIRQPVNGGRSRNMRSGFEVATGDYFIKFDDDDAITPEFLEKTVAVLDAESNIDFVCTNHWIINQNNQRVESATQENSIKWGKDKLKGIIPDLMRETFIQQSLQVGSTLFRRNCLLEVDFMRPEADGCEDFDLLVRLAIAGKQGYFLPEFLMEYRFHGGQTSLRQNLHFLKAKVFCIDSYRFPDQELEKQRHHKLAVTQQVLALRLIENGNTIEGRKFLQASSQVLGRDKKMLMGFILSYLPMNLRNFALQVFRQLRPQDYTEQVRKAGV from the coding sequence ATGCCTAAAGTTAGTGTTTGTATTCCCACTTATAACCGAGAGAATATACTTCCTTATGCAGTTAATAGTGTATTATCTCAAACTTATACAAATTTTGAACTAATTATCTGTGATGATGGTTCGACAGATAACACTGCGGAGATAGTTAGTCAGTGCAATGATCCGCGCATTCGTTATATTAGACAACCTGTAAATGGTGGACGTAGTCGGAATATGCGTTCTGGTTTTGAAGTTGCTACAGGGGATTATTTCATTAAATTTGATGATGATGATGCAATCACACCAGAATTTTTAGAAAAAACTGTAGCGGTTTTAGATGCAGAATCAAATATAGATTTTGTGTGTACAAATCATTGGATTATTAATCAAAATAATCAGAGAGTTGAATCTGCTACTCAAGAGAATTCAATTAAATGGGGAAAGGATAAATTAAAAGGTATCATTCCCGATTTAATGCGAGAAACATTTATCCAGCAAAGTCTACAAGTTGGTTCTACTTTATTTCGCCGAAATTGTTTATTAGAAGTTGATTTTATGCGTCCAGAAGCTGATGGATGTGAGGATTTTGATTTGTTAGTGAGGTTAGCTATTGCGGGTAAACAAGGATATTTTTTACCAGAATTTTTAATGGAATATCGCTTTCATGGTGGACAAACCAGTTTAAGACAAAATCTGCATTTTTTAAAAGCCAAAGTTTTCTGTATTGATAGTTATAGATTTCCTGATCAAGAATTAGAAAAACAGCGACATCATAAATTAGCAGTCACTCAACAAGTTCTAGCATTAAGATTAATTGAAAACGGTAATACCATAGAAGGTAGAAAATTTTTACAAGCATCAAGTCAGGTTTTGGGGAGAGATAAGAAAATGTTAATGGGTTTCATTCTATCCTATTTGCCAATGAATTTAAGAAACTTTGCTTTGCAGGTTTTTCGTCAACTTCGTCCTCAAGATTATACTGAACAGGTACGGAAAGCTGGTGTTTAA
- a CDS encoding glycosyltransferase family 4 protein encodes MNILMLSSTFPYPPTRGGTQVRTFNLLKYLSQNHHITLVTQRESDVTDAEIAGLRECVNQLVVFDRPPEQVTSVGTLKKIQRLGTFLVTGTPPSVLNRYSIEMQTWVDNFVKSGKCDVVTCEHSVNEIYIRPEFKTHVKTMVNVHSSVYGTCLNQLATGTSENRLRDKINLPLLRRYERNYCSKFSNIVVTTPEDKVQLKQFNQTAEIAVIPNGVDLVSFPIRPQDPRGHRIVFIGAMDNLANIDSVCFFSNQVLPKIQKIYPDTTFDIVGSRPASEVLALGGKNGINVTGRVPSMAEYLHQSTLCVVPMRTGFGIKNKTLEAMAAGIPVVGSDRGLEGLDVDGLNTPLRALRANQPAEYIDAISRLFEQPELRYKLSVNARQMIETQFTWEIAGHHYEQICLGSKLLL; translated from the coding sequence ATGAATATTTTAATGTTGTCCTCCACCTTTCCCTATCCACCAACTAGGGGGGGAACGCAAGTCAGAACCTTTAATTTACTCAAATACCTTAGTCAAAATCATCATATTACCCTTGTGACTCAACGAGAGTCTGATGTTACAGATGCAGAAATAGCAGGTTTAAGAGAATGTGTAAATCAGTTAGTTGTATTTGATCGTCCTCCAGAACAAGTTACATCCGTAGGAACACTGAAGAAAATCCAGAGACTAGGTACTTTTTTAGTAACTGGTACACCTCCCAGTGTTCTTAATCGTTATTCTATAGAAATGCAAACATGGGTTGACAATTTTGTTAAATCGGGTAAATGTGATGTAGTTACTTGTGAACATAGTGTTAACGAAATTTACATTCGTCCTGAATTTAAAACCCATGTAAAAACTATGGTTAATGTTCATAGTTCTGTCTATGGAACTTGTTTAAATCAGTTAGCAACTGGTACATCAGAAAATCGGTTACGAGATAAAATTAATTTGCCTTTATTGCGCCGCTATGAACGAAATTATTGTTCTAAGTTTAGCAATATTGTAGTTACTACACCAGAGGATAAAGTCCAACTCAAACAATTTAATCAAACCGCCGAAATAGCCGTTATTCCTAATGGTGTAGACTTAGTTTCCTTTCCCATTCGTCCTCAAGATCCAAGAGGACATCGGATTGTTTTTATTGGAGCAATGGACAATTTAGCTAATATTGATTCGGTCTGTTTTTTTAGTAATCAAGTATTACCTAAAATCCAAAAAATCTATCCTGACACAACCTTTGATATTGTTGGTTCTCGTCCCGCTTCAGAGGTTTTAGCACTGGGTGGAAAAAACGGCATTAATGTGACTGGACGCGTCCCCTCCATGGCAGAATACTTACATCAATCTACTCTTTGTGTAGTACCAATGCGGACAGGTTTCGGGATTAAAAATAAAACTTTAGAAGCAATGGCCGCAGGTATTCCTGTAGTGGGGAGCGATCGCGGTTTAGAAGGATTAGATGTAGACGGTCTCAACACACCACTACGAGCATTGAGAGCAAATCAACCCGCTGAATATATAGATGCTATTTCTAGACTATTTGAACAACCAGAACTGAGGTATAAACTTTCTGTTAATGCTCGACAAATGATTGAAACTCAATTTACCTGGGAAATAGCCGGTCATCATTATGAGCAAATTTGCTTAGGATCAAAGTTATTATTATAA
- a CDS encoding helix-turn-helix domain-containing protein, which produces MSIEILFQKSEILHKYLSDLYQTAHILPWIPDNLVPQAFKELYTTSQLLQIAAEEIYQQNEELIKTRNLLEIEYQKYQNLFEFAPIAYILTNQQGIIKTANQTTSQLLNIPINFLVGKPIINFIPQEQHHNFYSQLVEISKSAEIKEILLPIQPRYDHCFDACLKVKSVINNQDRYQTLYWLIQRIYPHQSVEMKPIQNLTDLENNFSIHKYTKGENIPLHPQSIWYVKQGLVKLNTFSETGQEIITRLATTEMIFGSMMTSLQLYQATALVDVELVSIHIKQLNIFPSLKEMILDKIEQGLQQAEYFLFIAGQRKLETRLIYLLELLKQLIGEPVAAGTRLTFHLTHEDIANICGTSRVTITRLIGKLQQQGVICIDHKKHIIYKHKK; this is translated from the coding sequence ATGAGCATAGAAATATTATTCCAAAAATCAGAAATATTACATAAATATTTATCTGATCTATACCAAACTGCTCATATACTACCCTGGATTCCTGATAATTTAGTACCGCAGGCGTTTAAAGAATTGTACACCACATCACAATTACTGCAAATAGCCGCTGAGGAAATATATCAGCAAAATGAAGAACTCATAAAAACGCGCAACTTATTAGAAATAGAATATCAAAAATACCAAAACTTATTTGAATTTGCACCAATTGCTTATATTTTAACTAATCAACAAGGTATCATTAAAACTGCCAACCAAACCACATCACAATTACTCAACATACCTATAAACTTTCTAGTTGGTAAACCCATAATTAACTTTATCCCACAAGAACAACACCACAACTTTTATAGTCAACTTGTAGAGATATCTAAATCCGCAGAAATCAAAGAAATATTATTACCCATCCAACCACGTTATGATCATTGTTTTGATGCTTGTTTAAAAGTTAAATCTGTCATTAATAATCAGGATAGATATCAGACTTTATACTGGCTAATACAAAGAATCTATCCCCATCAATCAGTAGAAATGAAACCTATTCAAAACCTCACTGATTTAGAAAATAATTTTTCCATACATAAATATACTAAAGGAGAAAATATTCCCCTACATCCCCAATCAATTTGGTATGTAAAACAGGGTTTAGTTAAACTGAATACATTTTCAGAAACAGGCCAGGAAATCATTACCAGATTAGCCACAACAGAGATGATTTTTGGATCTATGATGACATCCTTACAGCTTTATCAAGCTACAGCCTTAGTTGATGTAGAGTTAGTATCTATTCATATCAAACAACTAAATATTTTTCCCTCTTTGAAAGAGATGATCTTAGATAAAATTGAACAGGGATTACAACAGGCAGAATATTTTTTATTTATTGCTGGTCAGCGAAAATTAGAAACTAGATTAATCTATTTATTAGAACTGTTAAAACAGCTAATTGGTGAACCTGTAGCAGCAGGAACACGTCTTACCTTTCATCTCACCCATGAAGATATTGCTAATATCTGCGGTACAAGTAGAGTCACAATTACACGTTTAATAGGTAAGCTTCAACAACAAGGTGTAATTTGCATTGATCATAAAAAGCATATTATTTATAAGCATAAAAAATAG
- a CDS encoding glycoside hydrolase family 10 protein has product MHQRIKSGLFAAIFIFSLLTIVIVSIPLKTIKAEIITTQKQKTELRGVWLTNIDSDVLFDRDRLQKSLKQLHDFNFNTVYPTVWNWGYTLYPSQVAGKAIGKSLDPTPGLQGRDMLKEIVTQGHQQGLKVIPWFEFGFMAPADSLLAKNHPQWLTNRSDGTQIVKEGIHERVWLSPFRPDVQKFIQNLIVEIVKNYDIDGIQFDDHFGLPSELGYDPYTVALYKLEHRGQAPSENPKDPEWVKWRADKITKFMKQVFLAIKADKKDCLVSVAPNPQRFSYEYYLADWQKWERMGLVEDLVLQIYRNDLNVFIQELEYPEVIAARKHIPVSIGILSGLKNRSVPIQQIKTQVQTVRDRQFAGVSFFFYETLWNISEEKAPQRQAGWQQLFPKPTTYPNLLTGWKGDW; this is encoded by the coding sequence GTGCATCAAAGAATTAAATCAGGTTTATTTGCGGCTATATTTATATTCAGTTTATTAACTATAGTTATTGTTTCTATACCTTTAAAAACTATCAAAGCGGAAATTATTACTACTCAAAAACAAAAAACAGAGTTAAGGGGAGTATGGTTAACAAATATTGACAGCGATGTTTTATTTGATCGCGATCGCTTGCAAAAATCTTTAAAACAATTACATGACTTCAACTTTAATACTGTTTATCCCACCGTATGGAACTGGGGTTATACACTTTATCCTAGTCAAGTTGCGGGTAAAGCCATTGGTAAATCCTTAGATCCCACTCCAGGATTACAAGGAAGAGATATGCTCAAAGAAATTGTTACTCAAGGACATCAACAAGGTTTAAAAGTTATTCCTTGGTTTGAATTTGGTTTTATGGCTCCTGCTGATTCACTCTTAGCCAAAAATCATCCCCAATGGCTAACCAATCGCAGTGATGGGACTCAAATTGTCAAAGAAGGAATACATGAGCGCGTGTGGTTAAGTCCTTTTCGTCCCGATGTACAGAAATTTATCCAAAATTTAATTGTCGAAATAGTTAAAAACTATGACATTGATGGAATTCAATTTGATGATCATTTTGGCTTACCATCAGAATTAGGTTATGACCCCTATACAGTAGCTCTTTATAAATTAGAACATCGAGGTCAAGCACCTTCTGAAAATCCCAAAGATCCAGAATGGGTAAAATGGCGGGCTGATAAAATTACCAAATTCATGAAACAGGTATTTTTGGCGATTAAAGCTGATAAAAAAGATTGTCTAGTTTCCGTTGCTCCTAATCCCCAAAGATTTTCCTATGAATATTATTTAGCAGACTGGCAGAAATGGGAAAGAATGGGATTAGTAGAAGATTTGGTTTTGCAGATTTATAGAAATGATTTAAATGTCTTCATCCAAGAATTAGAATACCCGGAAGTAATAGCAGCAAGGAAACATATACCTGTCAGCATTGGGATTTTGAGTGGGTTAAAAAATCGCTCAGTTCCCATACAGCAGATTAAAACCCAAGTCCAAACAGTACGCGATCGCCAATTTGCCGGTGTTTCCTTCTTCTTTTATGAAACTCTGTGGAACATCAGCGAAGAAAAAGCCCCACAACGTCAAGCTGGCTGGCAACAACTTTTCCCCAAACCAACCACCTATCCTAACTTACTCACAGGATGGAAAGGTGATTGGTAA
- a CDS encoding ATP-binding protein, whose product MQSIDDIILMNVNPFDNVYCSHVVNNSNSESNITYLHQETFIKIEILLSQISQDHITRTVLITGNSGCGKTYLLTRLKNQLSHKACFVNIPPFAKRDSIWRRILRYTVDSLVKRQNNNQPSPLLLHLLKVKEEKDTILGFFRTEKQKFINRLKEKYKKVNIYNSDDFFGILYELINPELYDLSCQYLRGEDLTAESLQSLGVEKSINTETAAREILTNFGIISCEIQPIILCFNQIESIARLPNGSLDLDALLQVNAKIREDNNNYMMIISICSNRWEEYKDQIQPLYQGDINQKIELKDISLAQAELILGSRLDSIHRQANSLPSSSLYPLNRQVLEKVFPIGRINFRDVIICGRDLFKAYKEWLVKDDKATTFTFYKETQDKLEIISYFKVRWYEEFSRIQQQITRINQLSSTELIQDLQAVLLALQMQEVSTSLFIRSKYASYSLVYKLKNKNIGVIWTEDPNLESFFYVMEACRKILEKNPSLKLHLIRSQSLGDSQSKGYKVYKDIFVNSKHCYIIPDLHSVHYLATYHSLVRTAREGDLVVGSKIISLKNLQSLIVATKILDNCSLLQDLGIVKKTDVISKNDDSSGDLNTFNPMKKHTELKDAKDYIFNLVITQSCLSRQVLLKNVGCIFPQFSEVQLDGLIQQLCWENKMKIIYPKAHLSSQLVTLFPRK is encoded by the coding sequence ATGCAATCTATTGACGATATTATTTTGATGAATGTCAACCCTTTTGATAATGTTTACTGTTCTCATGTTGTTAATAACAGTAATTCAGAATCAAATATTACTTATCTTCATCAAGAAACATTCATCAAAATTGAAATATTATTAAGTCAAATTTCACAAGATCATATTACACGTACTGTACTAATTACGGGAAATAGTGGTTGTGGTAAAACTTATTTATTAACTAGACTAAAAAATCAATTAAGTCATAAAGCTTGTTTTGTTAACATTCCTCCCTTTGCTAAACGGGATAGTATTTGGCGTAGAATTTTACGTTATACAGTTGATAGTTTAGTAAAACGTCAAAATAATAACCAACCATCGCCATTATTATTACATCTATTGAAAGTCAAGGAAGAAAAAGATACTATATTAGGTTTCTTCCGAACTGAAAAGCAAAAATTTATTAATAGACTAAAAGAGAAATATAAAAAAGTTAACATTTATAATTCAGATGACTTTTTTGGAATTTTGTATGAATTAATCAATCCAGAATTATATGATTTAAGCTGTCAGTATCTGCGTGGAGAAGATTTAACAGCAGAATCTCTTCAAAGTTTAGGAGTAGAAAAATCTATCAATACAGAAACAGCAGCAAGGGAGATATTAACTAATTTCGGTATAATTAGCTGTGAAATTCAACCCATAATACTCTGTTTCAATCAAATAGAAAGTATTGCTCGTTTACCAAATGGATCATTAGATTTAGATGCTTTACTTCAAGTAAATGCTAAAATCCGAGAAGATAATAATAATTACATGATGATTATTAGCATTTGTAGTAATCGTTGGGAGGAATATAAAGATCAAATTCAACCATTATATCAAGGTGATATTAATCAAAAAATAGAATTAAAAGATATAAGTTTAGCTCAAGCAGAACTAATTTTAGGTTCTAGATTAGACTCCATACACAGACAAGCTAATTCTCTCCCTAGTTCTTCCCTATATCCCTTAAATCGTCAAGTTTTAGAAAAAGTCTTTCCCATTGGCAGAATTAATTTTAGAGATGTAATTATCTGTGGTAGAGATTTATTTAAAGCTTATAAAGAATGGTTGGTAAAAGATGATAAAGCAACTACTTTTACTTTTTATAAAGAAACTCAAGATAAATTAGAAATTATTTCCTATTTTAAAGTTAGATGGTATGAAGAATTTTCCCGAATCCAACAACAAATTACACGTATTAATCAATTATCATCCACAGAATTAATTCAGGATTTACAAGCTGTTTTATTAGCATTGCAAATGCAAGAAGTTAGCACTTCCCTATTTATTAGAAGTAAGTATGCTAGTTATTCTCTTGTTTATAAATTAAAGAATAAAAATATTGGAGTTATTTGGACAGAAGATCCTAATTTAGAAAGTTTTTTTTATGTAATGGAAGCTTGTAGAAAAATTTTAGAAAAAAATCCATCTTTAAAATTACATCTAATTCGTTCACAATCTTTAGGTGATTCTCAAAGTAAGGGATATAAAGTTTACAAGGATATTTTTGTTAATTCTAAACATTGTTATATTATTCCTGATTTACATTCTGTGCATTACTTAGCTACCTATCATAGTTTAGTAAGAACTGCACGAGAAGGAGATTTAGTAGTTGGTAGTAAAATTATTAGTTTAAAGAATTTACAATCTCTAATAGTTGCGACGAAAATTTTAGATAATTGTTCTTTATTACAAGATTTAGGAATAGTAAAAAAAACAGATGTTATTAGTAAAAATGATGATAGTAGTGGTGATTTAAATACGTTCAACCCAATGAAAAAACATACAGAATTGAAAGATGCAAAGGATTATATTTTTAATTTAGTGATTACACAGTCTTGTTTGAGTAGACAGGTTTTATTAAAAAATGTGGGTTGTATTTTTCCACAATTTAGTGAAGTGCAACTTGATGGTTTAATTCAACAATTATGTTGGGAAAATAAGATGAAAATTATTTATCCTAAAGCTCATCTTTCTTCTCAGTTAGTGACTTTGTTTCCGAGAAAGTGA